GGACCCAGGACCGGGCCGCGCACGAGGGCGCCTCGATCGCGTTCGAGGGCGCCATCGCCAAGCCCAAGCCGCGCGCCCAGGGGTCGGGCGCGGGTGCCGTGCCGCCCGTGCACGTCCGGCTCGCCGACCCGCAGACCCTGGCGGCGTACGTCGCCGGGGGAGGGCGCGTCGACGGGTGGCTGGCCTGGCTCACCCCGGCCGACGAGCTGGCCGCCCGCGCGGGCGAGCTCGCCGCGCCGGTGCACGGCACCCGGCCCCGGCTGACCTGGTTCGTCCCCGCTGACGAGCTGCCGCAGGCCCGGGCGCGCTGCGCCGAGCTCGGCACCGGGGTCGACGAGCTCGTCGCCGTCCTCGACCACCTGTCCACCCCCGACGACCTCGCGGCCCTGGTGGCCGCGGCGGTCTGAGCGCTGGAGGAACCACGATGGAGATCGGACTCGTCGACCTCTTCGACGGCAGTGCCGAGCGCGACCTGGCGTTCATGCGGGACTTCTCCCAGACCGCCGAGGAGCTCGGGTTCACCGGGATCTGGCTCCCCGAGCACCTCGTCTTCTTCGAGCAGTACGACTCGGTCTACCCCTACCCGGCCGCCCCGTCGGCCTCCGACCCCGAGCGCACCGAGGTGCACAACAAGGTCGAGGACGGCAAGGCACGGGTCGAGGCGGCGCAGGACCAGGGGCTGCTCGACGTGGCGATGGCCGCGGCCACGGTGCTCGGCTTCACCGAGCGGCTGCGGATCGGCTCCTCGGTGCTGCTCCTGCCCACGCGCAACGTCCGGCTCTTCGCCCGCGAGCTGATGACCCTCAGCGCCCTCACCGGGGACCGCTTCGACCTGGGTGTCGGGGTCGGGTGGGCGGCCGAGGAGTTCCAGGCTGCCGGCAGTCCCTTCCGGATCCGGGGCATGCGCTCGGAGCAGAACCTCGGCGAGCTCGACCGGCTCTGGGCCGCCGACGACGAGGGTCTGGTGCTGCCCGACCCCAGGCCGGCGAGGCCGCGGATCCTGGTCGGCGGACACTCGCCGGCCGCGATCAGGCGGGCCGCGACGGTGGCCGGCGGCTGGTACCCGTGGAACCTCACGCCCAGCCAGTTCGGCGAGCACCACGCAAGCTTCCGCGACCAGGCCGCCGAGGCCGGCAAGGACGTCGACGCGCTGCACGCGGTCGCGGGCTTCCGGTTCCTGGGGGCCTGGGACCAGCTTCCCGACCTGGTGGACCGCTACGCGGCCCACGGCGCCGACGGCGTCAACCTCTCACTACGCATGACGACGGAGAACTACGTGGAGACGATGCAGAGCATCTCGGACGCCCTGGGGCTGGTCGCATGAGCACCGCCGAGACCGGGCTGGACGCCTTCCGGAGCGAGGTGCGGGGCTGGCTGGAGGCCAACGTCCCGTCCGAGCCGCTGGTCGACTGGGCCTACCCCGAGGGGTTCGCCCAGCACCGGGAGTGGGAGCGGACCCTGTTCGCAGGCGGCTGGGCGGCGGTCGACTGGCCCGAGGAGTACGGCGGCCGGGGCGCCGACCTGCAGCACACGATCGCGTTCGCCGAGGAGTACTACCGGGCCGGCGCACCGGACCGGATCAACATGGGCGGGCTCTACCTGCTCGGCCCGGTGCTGATGCAGTACGGCACCGAGGAGCAGTGCCGCCGGTGGATCCCGGACCTGCTCTCCTGCGAGACCATCTGGTGCCAGGGGTTCTCCGAGCCCGGCTCCGGCTCCGACCTCGCCTCGCTGCGGACCCGTGCGGACCGTGACGGCGACGAGTACGTGGTGAACGGTCAGAAGATCTGGACCTCCATGGGCGGGTACGCCGACTGGATCTTCGCGCTGGTGCGCACCGACCCCGAGGCGGGCAAGCGCCGCAAGCACGACGGGATCACCTTCCTCTGCATCGACCTGCGCAGCCCCGGCGTGGAGGTCCGCCCGCTCACCATGGTCGACGGGACCAAGGGCTTCGCCGAGGTCTTCTTCACCGACGTGCGCGTGCCGGTCGAGAACGTGGTCGGCGAGGTCGGCAAGGGCTGGAAGGTCGCGATGTCGACGCTGGGCTTCGAGCGGGGCGCCGTCTTCGGCGACCACGCGAAGTTCACCCTCGACGTGCAGGCGCTGGCCGGACTCGCGGTGGCGCGGGGCCTGGAGGAGGACAGCCTCACCCTCGACGAGGTGGGCCGGGCGCTGGTCGAGACCGAGGTCTACCGGGCCAACGTCTACCGGCTCGCGGGCCTGGCCGCGGCCGGCGGCGACGTGGACTCGCACGCCTCGGTCAACAAGCTCTTCTGGACCGAGATGCAGCACGACATCTTCGCCAGCGGCCTGCGGCTCATGGGCCCCGACGCCGCGGTGCTCGACCCGGCTCCGGTGACCGAGGGGGCACCCGCCTCCGTGCGGCACGCCTGGGACCGGTGGCACCACCGCTACTGGTACGCCCGCGCGGCGATGATCTTCGGGGGGACCTCGGAGATCCAGCGCAACATCATCAGCGAACGAGTTCTGGGACTTCCGATGGAGCCGCGACCCGCATGACGACCACGACAGACGAGACCCTGGCCGAGGAGCGGCGCGAGCTGCTCGAGGTCACCCGAGTCCTGCTCTCCGAGCAGTCCGGCGAGGAGCACCTGCGCGCCCGCCTCGAGGCCGGCCAGGCGCACGACGCCGCCCTGTGGGCGCGGCTGTGCGACACGGGCCTGGTCGGCGCCCTGGTGCCCGACGAGCTCGGCGGTGCCGGGCTGACCCCGGCCCACCTGGGCGGGGTGCTGCACGCCTTCGGCGAGTACGCCGTGGCCGAGCCCTACCTGGAGACCGCGGTCCTGGCCGCGCCCGTGCTGGCGACGGTCGCCGCCACCGACGGCGAGGCCGCGCGGGAGGCGGGGCAGTGGCTGGACCGGGTCGTCTCGGGCCAGGCGCTGGCCGCGGTGGACGTGGAGATTCCCGGCGTGCAGTCGCCGTTCGTCGCCTTCGCGGCGGACGCCGACCTCCTGCTCACCGTGCGGATCGACGGCGCCGTGCTTCTGCACGCCGCCGACGACCTGGAGGTGCAGCCCGTCGAGGTGCTCGACCCGCTGCGTCCGCTCGCCCGGGTCGTGCCTCGCGGCGAGGGGACCCTGCTGACCACCGACCCCGGGCGCGCGGCGCGGGTGCGGGCCCTGGCCGTGGCCGGGTCCGCCTGCCTGCAGGCGGGGGCCGCCCGCCGCCTGCTGAGCCTGACCGTCGACTACGTGGGCATCCGGCACCAGTTCGGCCGCCCGGTCGGCTCCTTCCAGGGGGTCAAGCACAAGGTCGCGAACGTCGCGGTCAAGGTCGACATGGCCGAGGCAGCCGCGCTGTCCGCCTTCGAGGTCGCCGACCAGGCGGGCGTCGCCGGCCTGACCAGCGGCGACGTCGACCGCCGCGCCCGGTCCGCCAAGGCGTACGCCGGCGAGGCCGCGGAGCTGGCCAACGTCGAGGCCCTGCAGCTGCACGGGGGCATCGGCTTCACCTGGGAGTACCAGCTGCACATCTGGCTGAAGCGGGCGATGAGCCTGACGGCCAGCCACGGCACGCCGGTCGAGCACCGTCGGGTGCTGGCCGCCGAGCTGCTCGCCCAGGTCCGCACCGGCACCGCGGGGGCGGGCCGATGAGCGCCCTCGGCTTCTGGCGGTTGGCGGCCCGCGAGCCGGACGCCCTGGCGACCGTCGACCCGGACGGCTCCACCCGGACCCGCGGAGAGCTGCTGGCCATGGCCAACCGCACCGCGCGCCTGCTGCGTGCCCAGGGTCTGCGCCGCGGGGACCGGGTCCTGGGCGTGGTCTCCAACGAGTCGCCCACGCTGGCCCTCGTGCTCGCCTGCCAGCAGGCCGGCGCGTACTACGTGCCGGTCAACACCCAGCTGGCGCCGGCGGAGGTCGCCTACATCGTCCAGGACGCGGCGCCGGTGGTGGTGGTCACCTCGGTGCAGCACGCCGCACTGCTCCACGACGCGTGCGAGGCCGCCGACTTCCCGGGGGCGCGGTTCGCCTTCGGCGAGGCGGACGGGTTCCGCGACCTGCTCGGCGAGCTGGCCGAGCACTCCGCCGAGCCGCTCGAGAACCGTTCGCCCGGGGCGTCGATGGGCTACACCTCCGGCACCACGGGTCGGCCCAAGGGCGTCCTGCGACACCTCCCCGAGGGGGATCCCGACGACGTCTTCGCCGCCGCCGCGCAGTGGCAGCTGGGGATGTTCGGGATCGTCCCGGAGGAGGGCGGGGTGCACCTGGTCACCTCACCCCTGAGCCACACCGCGGTCAGCGGGCTGGCCGTCACGTCCCTGCACTTCGGGCACGCGGTGGTGCTCACCACCCGGTTCGACCCCGAGGAGACGCTGCGGGTGATCGAGAGTCAGCAGGTGACCACCACCCACATGGTGCCCACCCAGCTGCACCGGCTGCTGCGGCTGCCGCAGGAGGTGCGCGAGCGCTACGACGTCTCCAGCATGCGCAACCTGGTCCACGGCGCGGGTCCGTGCCCCGAGCAGGTCAAGCGCGACGTCATCGACTGGTTCGGGCCGGTGGTCTGGGAGTACTACGGCGCCACCGAGGCCGCAGGCACGGTGATCAGCTCGCACGAGTGGCTGGAGCGACCCGGGAGCGTGGGCAGGGCCCAGCCGGGTGCCGAGGTCCGGATCCTGCGCGCCGACGGCAGCGACCTGGAGCCGGACTCTCCCGGCCTGGTCTTCCTCCGGATGGGTGCGCACGCCTTCGAGTACCGCGGCGACGCGGACAAGACCCGCGGCTCGCGGATCGGTGACTTCGTCACCGTCGGCGACCTCGGTCAGCTCGACGCCGACGGCTACCTCTACCTGCTGGGCCGTACCGCCGAGGTGATCGTCTCGGGCGGGGTCAACGTCTACCCGGCCGAGATCGAGTCGGCGCTGCTGGAGCACCCGGAAGTCTCGGACGTCGGGGTGGTCGCCGCCGAGGACCACGAGTGGGGCGAGGCCGTCGCCGCCGTGGTGCAGCTCAGCGAGGGCTCGCCGCTGGCCGACGACCCGGCCGCGGCCGCGGCCGTCCTGGTCGAGCACCTGCGCGAGCGGGTGGCCCGATTCAAGGTCCCCCGGGTGTTCCGGTTCGTCGACGAGCTGCCGCGCGGGGCCAACGGCAAGCTCCGCAAGCACCTGCTGCCCAGCCTGCTGGAGGGCGAGACCGCCGTGCGCCGCACGCGCGAGGACGCCGCCAGCCCGTCCCCCGGAGGAACTCGATGAGCCAGTCCAGCCCTGAGCCGGCCATGCCGGTCAGCCGTCCCACCCCCGACACCGCCGAGTGGTTCGAGCGGATCGACCGCGAGGAGCTGACCGTGCCGCGCTGCGGCACCTGCGGCCACCACTTCCTCTACCCGCGGATGTGCTGCCCGCGCTGCGGCTCCCGCGAGGTCGCCCTGGTGCCGGCCAGCGGCCGCGGCACGATCGCCTCGTTCGTGCTCAACAACCGGCCGCCGCCCGGCTTCGAGGGGCAGACGCCGTACGCGATCGCCCTGGTCGACCTCGAGGAGGGGCCGCGGATGATGGCGCAGGTGCGCGGGGTCGACCCCGCCGAGGTCACCGTCGACCTGCCGGTGCGCGCGGTCTTCGAGCCACGCGGCGAGCGCCGGGTGGTCCAGTTCGAGGTGGTCGGTAACGGCCAGGAGGAGTCGTCATGAGCCTGCGCGGAGCAGTCGCGATCGTCGGTGCCGCGGAGAGCACCGAGCTCGGCAAGGTCCCGCACATGTCGGCGCTCCAGCTGCACGTGGACGCCGCGCTGAACGCGCTGGCGGACGCCGGGATCTCGCCCTCGGAGGTGGACGGCGTGGCCTGCGCCGGCGAGTCCCCGGTGGACGTCGCCGACTACCTGGGGATCGTCCCGGAGTACCTCGACGGCACCAACGTCGGGGGATCCTCGTACATGCTGCACGTGCGGCACGCGATGGCGGCGATCAGCGCCGGGCTCTGCGAGACCGTGCTGGTCACGCACGGCGAGTCTGGTCGCTCTCGGGTCGGGATGACCACCTGGCGCCCCGCCCCGCAGTCGGCGATGGCGCAGTTGGAGATGCCCTACGGCCCGATCGGCGCCCCGGCCCTCTTCCCGATCGGGGTGCGCCGCTACATGGCCGAGTACGGCATGACCGCGGAGCAGCTCGCGATGGTCCCGGTGGTGCAGCGCCAGTGGGCGGCGATGAACCCGCGGGCCAAGCTGCGCGACCCGATCACGGTGGCCGACGTGCTGGCCTCGCCGGTGATCGCCGACCCCGTGCACCTGCTGCACTGCTGCCTGGTCACCGACGGCGGCGGCGCGCTGGTGCTGACCTCCGCCGAGCGCGCCCGGTCGATGGACCTGGCCGCCCCGCCGGTCTACGTGCTGGGCGCGGGGGAGTCGAGCGAGTCGTCGGTGGTGCAGGGCCTGGAGAGCCTCACCTCGTCGCGGGCCATCCGGCTCGGCGGCGAGCGCGCCTTCGCCCAGGCGGGCGTCGGGCACGGCGAGGTGGACCACCTGATGATCTACGACGCGTTCGCGCACGTGCCGCTCTACGGCCTCGAGGACCTGGGGTTCGTCGGCCGCGGCGAGGCCCCGGCGTTCGTGGCCGACGGCAACACCGCGCCGGGCGGACGGCTGCCGCTGAACACGAACGGCGGCGGGCTGGCCTACACCCACACCGGCATGTACGGCATGTTCGCGATCCAGGAGTCGGTGCGCCAGGTGCGCGGCCAGGCGCCGGCGCAGGTCGACGGCGTCGACGTGAGCGTCTGCACCGGGGTCGGTGGGATGT
The window above is part of the Nocardioides campestrisoli genome. Proteins encoded here:
- a CDS encoding acyl-CoA dehydrogenase family protein; translation: MTTTTDETLAEERRELLEVTRVLLSEQSGEEHLRARLEAGQAHDAALWARLCDTGLVGALVPDELGGAGLTPAHLGGVLHAFGEYAVAEPYLETAVLAAPVLATVAATDGEAAREAGQWLDRVVSGQALAAVDVEIPGVQSPFVAFAADADLLLTVRIDGAVLLHAADDLEVQPVEVLDPLRPLARVVPRGEGTLLTTDPGRAARVRALAVAGSACLQAGAARRLLSLTVDYVGIRHQFGRPVGSFQGVKHKVANVAVKVDMAEAAALSAFEVADQAGVAGLTSGDVDRRARSAKAYAGEAAELANVEALQLHGGIGFTWEYQLHIWLKRAMSLTASHGTPVEHRRVLAAELLAQVRTGTAGAGR
- a CDS encoding acyl-CoA dehydrogenase family protein yields the protein MSTAETGLDAFRSEVRGWLEANVPSEPLVDWAYPEGFAQHREWERTLFAGGWAAVDWPEEYGGRGADLQHTIAFAEEYYRAGAPDRINMGGLYLLGPVLMQYGTEEQCRRWIPDLLSCETIWCQGFSEPGSGSDLASLRTRADRDGDEYVVNGQKIWTSMGGYADWIFALVRTDPEAGKRRKHDGITFLCIDLRSPGVEVRPLTMVDGTKGFAEVFFTDVRVPVENVVGEVGKGWKVAMSTLGFERGAVFGDHAKFTLDVQALAGLAVARGLEEDSLTLDEVGRALVETEVYRANVYRLAGLAAAGGDVDSHASVNKLFWTEMQHDIFASGLRLMGPDAAVLDPAPVTEGAPASVRHAWDRWHHRYWYARAAMIFGGTSEIQRNIISERVLGLPMEPRPA
- a CDS encoding Zn-ribbon domain-containing OB-fold protein — its product is MSQSSPEPAMPVSRPTPDTAEWFERIDREELTVPRCGTCGHHFLYPRMCCPRCGSREVALVPASGRGTIASFVLNNRPPPGFEGQTPYAIALVDLEEGPRMMAQVRGVDPAEVTVDLPVRAVFEPRGERRVVQFEVVGNGQEESS
- a CDS encoding AMP-binding protein, with amino-acid sequence MSALGFWRLAAREPDALATVDPDGSTRTRGELLAMANRTARLLRAQGLRRGDRVLGVVSNESPTLALVLACQQAGAYYVPVNTQLAPAEVAYIVQDAAPVVVVTSVQHAALLHDACEAADFPGARFAFGEADGFRDLLGELAEHSAEPLENRSPGASMGYTSGTTGRPKGVLRHLPEGDPDDVFAAAAQWQLGMFGIVPEEGGVHLVTSPLSHTAVSGLAVTSLHFGHAVVLTTRFDPEETLRVIESQQVTTTHMVPTQLHRLLRLPQEVRERYDVSSMRNLVHGAGPCPEQVKRDVIDWFGPVVWEYYGATEAAGTVISSHEWLERPGSVGRAQPGAEVRILRADGSDLEPDSPGLVFLRMGAHAFEYRGDADKTRGSRIGDFVTVGDLGQLDADGYLYLLGRTAEVIVSGGVNVYPAEIESALLEHPEVSDVGVVAAEDHEWGEAVAAVVQLSEGSPLADDPAAAAAVLVEHLRERVARFKVPRVFRFVDELPRGANGKLRKHLLPSLLEGETAVRRTREDAASPSPGGTR
- a CDS encoding thiolase C-terminal domain-containing protein, coding for MSLRGAVAIVGAAESTELGKVPHMSALQLHVDAALNALADAGISPSEVDGVACAGESPVDVADYLGIVPEYLDGTNVGGSSYMLHVRHAMAAISAGLCETVLVTHGESGRSRVGMTTWRPAPQSAMAQLEMPYGPIGAPALFPIGVRRYMAEYGMTAEQLAMVPVVQRQWAAMNPRAKLRDPITVADVLASPVIADPVHLLHCCLVTDGGGALVLTSAERARSMDLAAPPVYVLGAGESSESSVVQGLESLTSSRAIRLGGERAFAQAGVGHGEVDHLMIYDAFAHVPLYGLEDLGFVGRGEAPAFVADGNTAPGGRLPLNTNGGGLAYTHTGMYGMFAIQESVRQVRGQAPAQVDGVDVSVCTGVGGMFMSSGTLVLGSEATL
- a CDS encoding LLM class flavin-dependent oxidoreductase → MEIGLVDLFDGSAERDLAFMRDFSQTAEELGFTGIWLPEHLVFFEQYDSVYPYPAAPSASDPERTEVHNKVEDGKARVEAAQDQGLLDVAMAAATVLGFTERLRIGSSVLLLPTRNVRLFARELMTLSALTGDRFDLGVGVGWAAEEFQAAGSPFRIRGMRSEQNLGELDRLWAADDEGLVLPDPRPARPRILVGGHSPAAIRRAATVAGGWYPWNLTPSQFGEHHASFRDQAAEAGKDVDALHAVAGFRFLGAWDQLPDLVDRYAAHGADGVNLSLRMTTENYVETMQSISDALGLVA